The Streptomyces sp. SS1-1 genome has a segment encoding these proteins:
- a CDS encoding NAD(P)/FAD-dependent oxidoreductase — protein MREILIVGGGYAGFYTAWGLEKRLRRGEARVTVVDPRPYMTYQPFLPEVVAGSVEARHAAVSLRRHLHRTRVITGAVTEVRNSAHTVTVRPQSGPEFELRYDVLVMTAGAVTRTFPIPGLSDQAYGLKHVEEAVAIRDRLLTSFDRAANLPHGPERRRLLTVTVVGGGFSGVEGFGELLSLASASLKHYPEIGAEEIAFHLVEARGRILPEVTDRPGEWVVRSLEKRGARVHLNTQLVSAEGGRVVLSDGSQYDCGLLVWTAGNAANPIVHNHTDLPVDARGLLRVRADLRVGTENEAVADVWAAGDDASVPDLAAGRPDARTVPNAQHAVRQGKLLAKNIIASLRGRPVRNYVHHSLGAVATLGLGRGVFQYRRLVIKGFPAWLMHRGYHLLAVPSWERKARVFAVWVTAAFFGRDVISLASVQQPREAFVSSGDPRRIESPRTRTPAADRTP, from the coding sequence GTGCGTGAGATCTTGATCGTGGGCGGCGGCTACGCGGGTTTCTACACCGCGTGGGGCCTGGAGAAGAGGTTGCGGCGGGGTGAGGCGCGGGTCACCGTCGTCGACCCCCGCCCCTACATGACGTACCAGCCGTTCCTGCCCGAGGTGGTCGCCGGGTCGGTGGAAGCCCGTCACGCGGCGGTATCGCTCCGGCGGCACCTGCACCGAACCCGCGTGATCACGGGTGCGGTGACGGAGGTCCGCAACAGCGCGCACACGGTGACGGTCCGGCCGCAGTCCGGACCGGAGTTCGAACTTCGTTACGACGTCCTGGTGATGACCGCCGGAGCCGTCACCCGCACCTTCCCGATCCCGGGACTGAGCGACCAGGCGTACGGGCTCAAGCACGTGGAGGAGGCCGTGGCGATCCGCGACCGGCTGCTCACCTCCTTCGACCGCGCGGCGAACCTGCCGCACGGTCCGGAACGCCGCCGGCTCCTCACCGTCACCGTCGTCGGCGGCGGCTTCTCCGGGGTGGAGGGATTCGGTGAACTGTTGAGCCTGGCGTCCGCCTCGCTCAAGCACTATCCGGAGATCGGTGCGGAGGAGATCGCCTTCCACCTGGTCGAGGCACGGGGCCGCATCCTCCCCGAGGTCACCGACCGGCCGGGGGAGTGGGTGGTGCGCTCGCTGGAGAAGCGGGGTGCGCGCGTGCATCTGAACACGCAACTCGTCTCCGCGGAGGGCGGCCGCGTGGTGCTCTCGGACGGATCGCAGTACGACTGTGGTCTGCTCGTATGGACGGCGGGCAACGCCGCCAATCCGATCGTGCACAACCACACCGACCTCCCGGTCGACGCGCGGGGCCTGCTGCGGGTACGCGCGGATCTCCGGGTCGGGACGGAGAACGAGGCGGTGGCGGACGTATGGGCGGCCGGCGACGACGCCTCCGTGCCCGATCTCGCCGCGGGCCGGCCGGACGCCCGTACGGTGCCGAACGCCCAGCACGCCGTCCGTCAGGGCAAGTTGCTGGCGAAGAACATCATCGCGTCACTGCGCGGCCGGCCGGTCAGGAACTATGTGCACCACAGTCTCGGGGCGGTGGCCACACTCGGGCTGGGCCGGGGCGTCTTCCAGTACCGGCGTCTGGTCATCAAGGGATTCCCGGCCTGGCTGATGCACCGTGGCTATCACCTGCTGGCCGTACCGAGCTGGGAGCGCAAGGCACGGGTCTTCGCCGTGTGGGTGACCGCCGCCTTCTTCGGCCGCGACGTCATCTCCCTCGCGTCGGTCCAGCAACCGAGGGAGGCCTTCGTCTCCAGTGGTGACCCACGGCGGATCGAAAGTCCGCGGACGCGGACGCCGGCGGCCGACAGGACCCCGTAG
- a CDS encoding RNA polymerase sigma-70 factor, with amino-acid sequence MHPEATPVEGDLSEAVSVFVALRPRLFGIAYRVLGSAVEAEDVVQEVWLRWQRTDRTVVISPVAFLSSTTTRLAINVAQSARVRRETYIGPWLPEPVDTSNDPEVGAERAEALEMALLLVLQKLSPTERAAYVLREAFDYAYPEIARILGLSAVNVRKIVSRARKHLTDDQRDSVDATEHRTLLHAFVAAARQGDVAGLESLLTPNAVSLSDGNGIRGAARVPVLGRARVANLSTAYPRFWPTVEAEPVEANGRGGILLHRDGRPATFMTVAATSRGIHQVMWVFNPDKIAAFLDSRSRHRSPAALCV; translated from the coding sequence ATGCATCCAGAGGCGACCCCCGTGGAAGGCGACCTGAGCGAGGCCGTTTCCGTCTTCGTGGCGCTCCGGCCCCGTCTGTTCGGCATCGCCTACCGCGTGCTGGGCAGCGCGGTGGAGGCCGAGGACGTCGTCCAGGAGGTGTGGCTGCGCTGGCAGCGGACCGACCGCACCGTCGTGATCAGCCCGGTCGCGTTCCTGTCGAGCACCACCACCCGGCTGGCCATCAACGTGGCGCAGTCGGCCCGTGTCCGCCGCGAGACCTACATCGGTCCGTGGCTGCCGGAGCCCGTGGACACCAGCAACGACCCGGAGGTCGGCGCCGAGCGGGCCGAGGCGCTCGAGATGGCCCTGCTCCTGGTGCTGCAGAAGCTCTCCCCGACCGAGCGCGCCGCCTATGTCCTCAGGGAGGCGTTCGACTACGCCTATCCCGAGATCGCCCGCATCCTGGGGCTCAGCGCCGTCAACGTGCGCAAGATCGTGAGCCGGGCGCGCAAACACCTCACCGACGACCAGCGGGACAGCGTCGACGCCACGGAGCACCGGACGCTGCTCCACGCCTTCGTCGCCGCCGCCCGGCAGGGTGACGTCGCCGGCCTGGAGTCACTGCTCACCCCGAACGCGGTGAGTCTGTCCGACGGCAACGGCATCCGGGGAGCGGCCCGGGTGCCCGTCCTGGGCCGTGCCCGCGTGGCGAACCTGTCCACGGCGTACCCGCGGTTCTGGCCCACGGTCGAGGCCGAACCGGTCGAGGCCAACGGACGCGGCGGCATCCTGCTCCACAGGGACGGCCGGCCCGCCACCTTCATGACGGTCGCGGCCACGTCGCGAGGCATCCACCAGGTGATGTGGGTCTTCAATCCGGACAAGATCGCCGCCTTCCTGGACTCCCGCTCCCGTCACCGCTCCCCAGCCGCCCTCTGCGTCTGA
- a CDS encoding alpha/beta fold hydrolase yields the protein MPAILIHGVPDTHHVWDGVRRHLTRPDVETWDLPGFGADRPPGFGSTKEEYVDWLVRRLERIGEPVDLVGHDWGCILTLRVASLRPDLVRTWAGGNGPVDAGYVWHPLARIWQDRVQGDRYMAELRAEPFAEEVASGFDVPLDLARDMASRVDEPMKDAVLRLYRSALTMGAEWEPGLSAVSAPSVVFWGRQDPACQIEFGRKLGASLRSSEVIEMDCNHWTVLQRPAEVAEILEKHWAARDAA from the coding sequence ATGCCCGCGATCCTGATCCACGGCGTACCCGACACCCACCACGTATGGGACGGTGTGCGCCGTCACCTGACCAGGCCCGACGTCGAGACCTGGGATCTGCCGGGCTTCGGTGCCGACCGCCCGCCGGGCTTCGGCTCCACCAAGGAGGAGTACGTGGACTGGCTCGTTCGGCGCCTGGAGCGGATCGGTGAGCCGGTGGACCTGGTCGGGCACGACTGGGGCTGCATCCTCACCCTCCGCGTCGCCTCCCTGCGCCCCGATCTCGTCCGTACCTGGGCGGGAGGCAACGGACCGGTCGACGCCGGGTACGTCTGGCATCCGCTGGCCAGGATCTGGCAGGACCGGGTCCAGGGCGATCGTTACATGGCCGAACTGCGTGCGGAGCCTTTCGCGGAGGAGGTGGCGTCCGGCTTCGACGTACCCCTGGACCTGGCCAGGGACATGGCGAGCCGAGTGGACGAGCCGATGAAGGACGCGGTGCTCAGGCTGTACAGGTCGGCGCTCACCATGGGGGCGGAGTGGGAGCCGGGCCTGTCCGCGGTGTCCGCGCCGTCCGTCGTCTTCTGGGGAAGGCAGGACCCGGCCTGTCAGATCGAGTTCGGCCGCAAGCTGGGTGCCTCCCTGCGCTCCAGTGAGGTCATCGAGATGGACTGCAACCACTGGACGGTGCTCCAGCGCCCGGCCGAGGTCGCGGAGATCCTGGAGAAGCACTGGGCCGCGCGGGACGCCGCCTGA
- a CDS encoding WhiB family transcriptional regulator, translated as MDWRVRGLCLTEDPDLFFPVGHAGSGPVAMQTDEAKAVCRHCPVIRQCLAWAVAAGPVEGVWGGTTEGERRALRRREVRGSSATGRAA; from the coding sequence ATGGATTGGCGTGTAAGGGGCCTCTGCCTGACCGAAGACCCTGATCTCTTCTTCCCGGTCGGCCATGCCGGCAGTGGGCCGGTGGCGATGCAGACGGACGAGGCGAAGGCCGTCTGCCGTCATTGCCCCGTCATTCGGCAGTGTCTGGCGTGGGCCGTCGCCGCCGGTCCGGTCGAGGGCGTCTGGGGAGGCACCACGGAAGGGGAGCGCCGCGCCCTGCGCCGGCGCGAGGTGCGGGGATCGAGTGCCACGGGGAGGGCCGCCTGA
- a CDS encoding YceI family protein, producing MPTRRDKATFPSAGAHPAVTGAYTIDPLHSTIGFSVRHAMITNVRGRFDRFEGLLLLDGSDPARSKAYVSVQTDSLDTGVADRDAHMAGPDFLDSATFPLMAFHSTGVTPLGGDEFRLSGGLRIKDVELPVDIDVVFGGFGDDAFGGHRVGFAGSATLRRSDWGLAWNTPLDTGGVLIGDKVTLNLDISAVRAERGAADAAA from the coding sequence ATGCCCACTCGACGCGACAAGGCGACGTTCCCGTCGGCCGGTGCGCACCCGGCCGTGACCGGGGCCTACACCATCGACCCGCTCCACAGCACGATCGGCTTCTCCGTCCGGCACGCCATGATCACCAACGTCCGGGGCCGGTTCGACCGCTTCGAGGGCCTCCTCCTGCTCGACGGCTCCGACCCGGCCCGCTCCAAGGCCTACGTCAGCGTCCAGACGGACAGCCTGGACACGGGCGTGGCGGACCGCGACGCGCACATGGCGGGGCCCGACTTCCTCGACTCCGCGACGTTTCCCCTGATGGCCTTCCACTCCACGGGCGTCACCCCGCTCGGCGGCGACGAGTTCCGCCTCTCGGGAGGGCTGCGCATCAAGGACGTCGAACTGCCCGTGGACATCGACGTCGTCTTCGGCGGGTTCGGTGACGACGCCTTCGGCGGTCACCGGGTCGGCTTCGCGGGCTCCGCCACCCTGCGGCGCTCGGACTGGGGGCTGGCCTGGAACACACCGCTCGACACGGGGGGTGTCCTCATCGGCGACAAGGTGACCCTGAACCTGGACATCTCGGCCGTACGGGCCGAGCGGGGAGCGGCGGACGCCGCGGCCTGA
- a CDS encoding RNA polymerase subunit sigma, with protein MEPVADTMPIGELLDERRHLLEVAHWMLGDGALAEYVTDEAYREWYRLSEHQQGRVGAPRAWLTRAVGSIALARLGLSEHEIQRAPQGAVRSRAVFDPCLEDDLGALPAPSSRARHSLRDRTARPTPPRAQDEAVEAVRQACVDQDADRLAGLLDPGAVAFYDGGGKVRALTRPVVGGPRVARSLLTLLARNPRTTLHTRSVNGRTGLVVRYEGRVAAVVCLDMAGSRVVQVWAVLNPDKLRSWNFPRV; from the coding sequence ATGGAACCAGTCGCGGACACCATGCCGATCGGGGAGCTGCTCGACGAGCGGCGGCATCTGCTGGAGGTCGCCCACTGGATGCTGGGCGACGGCGCCCTCGCCGAGTACGTCACCGACGAGGCGTACCGGGAGTGGTACAGGCTCTCCGAACACCAGCAGGGCCGCGTAGGGGCCCCGCGGGCCTGGTTGACGCGAGCCGTGGGGAGCATCGCCTTGGCACGGCTGGGCCTCTCCGAGCACGAGATCCAGAGGGCACCACAGGGTGCCGTGCGGAGCCGCGCGGTGTTCGATCCGTGCCTGGAGGACGACCTCGGCGCGCTCCCGGCGCCGTCGAGCCGAGCCCGGCACAGCCTCCGGGACAGGACCGCACGCCCCACGCCACCCCGCGCGCAGGACGAAGCGGTCGAGGCCGTACGGCAGGCGTGCGTCGACCAGGACGCGGACCGTCTGGCCGGCCTGCTGGACCCCGGCGCCGTCGCGTTCTACGACGGCGGAGGCAAGGTCCGGGCACTGACACGGCCCGTCGTCGGAGGCCCCCGGGTCGCCCGGAGTCTGCTGACGCTGCTGGCCCGCAACCCCCGCACCACCCTGCACACTCGATCCGTCAACGGGCGAACCGGTCTCGTCGTGCGATACGAAGGCCGGGTCGCCGCCGTGGTCTGCCTCGACATGGCCGGCTCACGAGTAGTCCAGGTCTGGGCCGTACTCAATCCCGACAAGCTGCGGTCCTGGAACTTCCCCCGCGTCTGA